One Cryptomeria japonica chromosome 9, Sugi_1.0, whole genome shotgun sequence genomic window carries:
- the LOC131076823 gene encoding uncharacterized protein LOC131076823, giving the protein MKFLTWNVRGCNAPDKCRLVKRGFDQDKPKVICIQETKLGHGVVARIFGVRQKWLGHFVDSDGVSGGLGILWNLLAIHLEVVSSSKYWQMVKVISKRMNFSCFLVNVYGLTLAIEKCELWEDVSRCLEEVRPLLAIMAGDFNATLSSSEKRGGVRRLSWSHLDFQSFVNDNTLLEVVAKGGDFTWTNRRRGFSNIVEKLDRFFLAGDWSVAPVVFEAEVLAISGSDHFPVSLVVQNDAIAIRCPFKMEKMWFREPSFKELVVGWWKEAPVVEGFLAYQFFKKISYVKQKLKSWNREVFGIIFDEKRRLEGDLGALNAKFMADGMDEVDFLMEKDLLSRYGEVLQREEIYWK; this is encoded by the coding sequence ATGAAGTTCCTaacctggaatgtcaggggctgcaatgcccctgacaaatgtCGTCTGGTCAAAAGAGGTTTTGATCAGGATAAGCCAAAAGTAATTTGTATTCAGGAAACTAAATTGGGTCATGGTGTTGTTGCTCGCATTTTTGGGGTTAGGCAGAAATGGTTGGGTCACTTTGTGGATTCTGATGGGGTGTCAGGTGGTTTGGGCATTCTATGGAATCTGTTGGCTATTCATTTGGAAGTTGTGTCAAGCTCTAAGTATTGGCAGATGGTTAAGGTGATTTCGAAGAGAATGAATTTCTCTTGCTTTCTTGTTAATGTCTATGGGCTGACTTTGGCCATTGAGAAGTGTGAATTATGGGAGGATGTCTCCAGGTGCCTTGAGGAAGTGAGGCCCCTTTTAGCCATCATGGCTGGAGATTTCAATGCCACCCTCTCTTCCTCTGAGAAGCGTGGAGGGGTGAGGAGATTGAGCTGGTCACATTTGGATTTCCAATCCTTTGTTAATGACAACACTCTTCTAGAAGTGGTTGCTAAAGGAGGggatttcacttggactaataggcgTAGAGGTTTTTCCAATATTGTAGAGAAATTGGATAGATTCTTCCTTGCAGGGGATTGGAGTGTTGCCCCTGTTGTTTTTGAGGCTGAGGTACTTGCCATTTCAGGGTCAGACCATTTTCCGGTCTCCTTGGTTGTGCAGAATGATGCTATCGCTATTCGATGTCCCTTCAAGATGGAAAAGATGTGGTTTAGGGAACCAAGTTTTAAAGAGCTTGTAGTGGGGTGGTGGAAGGAAGCCCCAGTGGTGGAAGGGTTCCTGGCCTATCAATTTTTCAAAAAGATTAGCTATGTGAAGCAGAAATtaaaatcttggaatagggaggtgTTTGGTATTATTTTTGATGAGAAGAGAAGACTCGAAGGTGATCTGGGGGCCTTGAATGCTAAATTCATGGCAGATGGAATGGATGAAGTGGATTTCCTGATGGAGAAAGACCTTCTTAGTAGGTATGGTGAAGTTTTGCAAAGAGAGGAGATCTATTGGAAATAG